The following DNA comes from Hordeum vulgare subsp. vulgare chromosome 3H, MorexV3_pseudomolecules_assembly, whole genome shotgun sequence.
AATAAAGTTTGATGAACTAGAAGCTAGCGGTAGCGATTTAAGGAAAAAAATGAATCATTTTTCACTTATTAATGGCATTGGTGAGTAATTTTCATCAACTTTAAGGGTAATGTTAATGACAAAGGACAGAAGCATTAATTgttttattaataggtaaagataaagaTGTGGTATACCTTTTGTATGCTCATTCTGTTTGGATACGCAAGCTTTGCTTATTTGTAAAGAAAAAAGTTTTCTCGCGAAAAAGGCGGCATCAGTCTGTCAGTTAGCATGTGCATAAAAATACCAGGTCAACTAACTTCGCCGAGAACTAAAACAAACAGGTTGGCACGACGGAGGCGCAACACAACCGCACAAGGCCGAACCAGAGTTTCCAGTCAGATCGACCACGCACAAAGGTCAGCACTCAGCACGCCCTGGCGATGTTCTCCGGCGACATGGCCGAGCGGTGGACGGAGCTGCACGGCAGCAACCACTGGGATGGCCAGCTCGACCCGCTCGACGTCGACCTCCGGCGCTGCCTCATCACCTATGGCGAGATGATCATGGCCACGTACGAGGCGTTCATCGCCGAGCGCCGGTCCCCGAACGCCGGCATGTGCCGGTACCGGCGAGCAGACCTCTTCCGGCGCGTGGAGGTGTCCCATCCGGGCTGGTACTCGGTGACCCGGTACATCTACGCCACGGCCAGCGCCGACGTGCACGGCAAGGTGCTGCTCCGGCCGCTGTGCCGGAACGGACGAGCGAGGGAGTGCAACTGGATGGGGTACGTGGCCGTGGCCACGGAAGAGGGCACGGCCGCGCTCGGGCGTCGGGACATCGTCGTGGCGTGGCGCGGCACGCAGCGGGCGCTGGAGTGGGTCGCCGACCTCAAGCTCGCGTTCGCCTCGGCGGCCGggatcctcggggctgagggcgcCGACGGGTCTGAACCGTCGGTGCACCGCGGGTACCTGTCGCTGTACACCTCCGTGGATGAAGGCTCGGAGCTGAGCAAGCAGAGCGCCAGGATGCAGGTACGTGTGCAGCTCAGCTTCTCTCTCGACAAATACTACGTATACTATATCAGTAGTTCAGTACCGTTGTAAACCGGCTGAACAGGTATTGACAGAGATTGCAAGGCTGATGGACAAATACAAGGACGAGCAGACGAGCATCACTGTGGTCGGCCACAGTCTCGGCGCCACTCTGGCCACACTCAACGCCGTCGACATTGCCGCAAATTACTACAACAAATCCGCCCTCTGCACGGCCGAGCGCCGGGCGCCGGTCACCGCCGTCGTCTTCGGCAGCCCTCGCACCGGTGACCGCGACTTCCGTGACATGTTCCACCGCCTCCCAGATCTCCGGATGCTCCGTGTCCGGAACCGGCCGGACCGCATCCCGTTGTACCCGCCCGTGGGCTACGCCGACGTCGGCGTGGAGCTGCTGATCGACACGCGCCGCTCGCCGTTCCTCAAGCCCCACGGCAACGAGTCGCAGTCGCACGACCTCGAGTGCCACCTGCACGGCATCGCCGGGTGGCAGGGGGAGCACGGGGAGTTCGAGCTGGTGGTCGACCGGGACATCGCGCTGGTGAACAAGTTCGATGACTGCCTCACCGACGAGCACCCCGTGCCGGTGGGCTGGAAGGTGCACCACAACAAGAACATGGTGAAGGGGCCCGACGGGAAGTGGGTCTTGGAGGATCATGAATCTGACTACGAAGATGGCCGTGACAATTTGTAGGAGGCCGGGGATAAGCATGATTTGGACGTTGGATGCTGTTTTGCCACTCCATGCCATGGCATCTCTGTTGCTACCTTGAGGATCCTGATAACGTGTGTTCTCttcctttattttctttatttttcaagTGTTTGAGCCTATTTTAGGTTTtcagtttttaaaatgttttatctcttaaataaaaatCTGATTGAAATAATGTTTTTGTCATTAAATCCGTCATgacgagatcttcgaaactagatcttaTATCGATATGTTTCGACAACATTTTTTTGTTTAAAAGTTAGCATATCTATTGCACATAAATTGCCAAACTATTTATACTGAAATTGTCATGATATatttaaattattttttcttCAAGGGTTAAAGtaaattttaacatgttataaaaaaaggaaagtaagAAACTAAACTTGACATGGTGAATTACTAAAATTTTCCATGGTCCATGACATAAGTTTGATATGATTCAAAATTAAAAATAAATCCGTCATCAATTACTTTAAAAATACATGATCAATGACTCAAATTTGTCATGAACTATAAACTAAAATTACCATAGTGAATTACTTTAATTTTTTATGATACACATTCTAAAAAAATTCCATGGTTCATACAAAAAAAAATCATGGTCAAAATACTAGATTTACGATGGTCAAAATATTAAAATTTCCATGATCTATAAACTAAAGTTGCTCTCATGAACGATCTATAGATTAAATTTGTCATGGTTAATTAATAAACAATTCATAGTCAATTAATAAAGTTTGTTGTGAAAAGTAGTTGAGACACGACGATAGCTTTAAATCTATAAGAAAATAAGAGATCAaatatatcatgccaactttagtGTAAACTCTATGACAATTTTAGTGTAAACATCAGAACAacctttggtccaaaaaaaatcatcaaaacataTTTGATCTAGTTTCAAGAACTCGTCGAGACATATTTAATAATGAAAATTGATTTTTAATCATATTTTCTATTAAAGAGAGAAAATATGTTTAGGttcgaaaaagaaaaaatatttcGTTGATATCATCTGCTTGATGTGACAAGATGAATAATGATCAATGCGTTCGGACTATGTTATTTCGTGTAACACGTATGACATTTATCATTTGGGGTTTTAATGGTCTTAAGTTTCTTTTTAAACAGGACCATGGTGGAAGCCGGGCAGAAAAAAGTGAGGTGAAAGGCCCGACCCAAATGGCCCACTTAGAATGTGTTTCAAATTGTCCTAAGTTTTATAATAGCATCAATTTTTGGACGCGGCGGGAGCTTCTATAGGCAAACCCTATTTGGCGCTGCAAGCGTCACTTATAGTGCAATTTTCCTAAACGGCGCATGCAGCCGGGTGAGCGGAGCTCGGCCCATATAGTCCTTTTTCTGTCGCAAAAAAGAGCACGGCTAGGATTCGATCCTACGATCTCTTACACATTCGCACGATGGAATAACCATTGGACCATCAGTTGCTCTTATATTACTTCTTTCCTCTTTTCTACTAGCacgtctttttcttttttgcattttCTTTTTCAATTTACTTTTTcgtctttctttttttatttggaagGCTTTTGTTATGTTTTTTTACtacttttctttgtttgtttttcctttttttatttggattttttttttgctttttgttctttttattttttaaattcgATGAACTCTTTTTAaaatttcatgatttttttttcaaaatttgtgaACTTTTCCAAATTCCATGAACTTTTTGTAAAAATGACAAAATTTATGAAATTTGAGTAACTTTTTTTTCAGAATAGGTGATTTTTTCAAAAatctatgaacttttttcaaattcgatgatttTATTTAAAATGATAAACTTTTTAcaaaattcgatgaactttttttgaaaattgGTGAAGGTTTTTCaagaaaatgatgaacttttatcaaatttgatgaacttttaaaaaaatcGGTGTATGTTTTTTAAAATACGTTGAACATTTTTAAATTCGGTGAACTTTTTAAACacatgatgatttgttttttaaAATTTGATCAATGATTTTTGAAAATTAGGGAACTTTTTTTGAATTTGATTGACCTTATAAAAATTGgatgaaaattttcaaatttaatgaacttttttgaaatgtcGATTttcatttttataatttttattttattttctcttcttgTTTTATTAAAGTCAATGATTTACTAATTAATTGGTCAACCATGCACGACCAAAACTGTCCACGAGCGAGCGAGGGAGCGATCAGGCGGGCGCAAGAGAGCGAGTGATCAGGTGGGAGCGAGCGATCAGGCAgcgttacatgggccggcccaaaatcAAGCTGCTGCACGCGCCAGTTCCTGATTGGGCGCTTGGAGCGCTGATTAGGGACTCCCGCTTCTATACGCCGCATTTCGCGGCGCGTAGTCCCAGTTTCGCACAGTGCCAGCTCACCTGGGCCAACCCATTTGCTGTAGGCTGGAAAATCGCAAAAAGAAAAACCAACCAGTGATAGGAGTGAAACACACGACCTCCCGCTAATATGTGGGTTGCGTTAGCCAACTCGACTTGCTACCTTAGGTGGAAGGTTACATGCACAAGATTTAAAGAACCTAACAAGAGCTATAAAACATAACAACGCGAACCATAAGCCGTTGCAGAtttggaatttttctaaaatTCAGAACGTGAATTTTTGAAACATGAATATTATCTTTGAAAATCATGATTTTTatggaaaaaaggaaaagattaAATAGGAGAACATTTTTAGAATTTACAAGCAGTTTTGTTAAAATGCAAAGAAATTTCTTTTTCGTTTTGAACAAATTTATGAAACCATGAACATTTTACTAAATGTGAACAAATTTATGAAAccgagaacattttttgaatttccaATAAATTTTGAAAATGCAAACCTTTTTGAATTGTGACTAAACATTGAAACATAAACAAATTTCAATTTTCTGGACAAAATTATAAAAGTATGAATGTCTttcgaattgtgaacaaattttgaaatcataaacatttttgaaaacatgaatattttctaaaacagagaacaaatttgaaagcgcaaaTAAATTTcacacattttttgaatcttgacaaaaaaatttgaaacctaaaacaattttgaaaaataatgAATGAATTTGAAATGAAAAACAATTTtataaagcatgaacatttttggaGTCTTGAGAACAAAAGTTTGAAACGGAGAACAATTTTGGaaatccctgattttttttgaaagggcaaataaatttttaaagcacaaataatttttgaatcttgagaacaaattttgaaaccgaatttttttttgaaaatcctaAACATATTTGAAAGCACGGACAATTTTCTAAAGTATATTTTTTAATTCTGAGAACAAAATTATGAAAGGGACAATTTTGAAAATCCCGAACAAATTTAGAAACGCAAACAATTTTTGAAAGCAGGATTTTTTTTAATCTTGAGAAccaattttgaaaccgagaacaattttgaaaaatcctgaacaaagtTGGAAGCGCGATCAATTTTTTAAAGCGCGAAACTTttgtgaatcttgagaacaaaattttcaaACGAACAATTTTGTAAAAACCCAATCAAATTTGGAAGCCCGAACAATTTTTTGAATCTTCAGAACAAAttatgaaaaggagaacaattttgaaaaatctaaACAAATTTGGTAGCACGAATAATTTGTTAGCACGAACAATTTTTTGAATCTTCAGAACAAATTATGAaaatgagaacaattttgaaaaaaccgAACAAATTTGGTAGCACGAACAATTTAATGAATCTTCAGAACAAATTTGGTAGCACGAATAATTTGTTAAAGGACAATtttttctgaatcttgagaacaaaattttaaaacggAGAACAATTTGGAAAAAaccgaacaaatttggaagcgcaaaTAATTTTGTACTTTTTTAGAATAGAAAATTatttgaaagcgcgaacaaatttttaaagcacaaacaatttttgaatcttgagaacaaagttTTAAAGCAAGAACAGTTTTTAAAAAATGCGAATAAATTTGGAAGCGCAGTCAATTTTTGAAACTAAATCAAGATTTAAAAAAATCAATAACAAATTTCAAGCATTTTTAAatttgaagattttttttggaaaatccagaacactttttgaaaatctagaattttttttgaaaatcaagaagattttTATATAAAgcaaaaacatttttcaaaaaaatattggAAAATCCTATTTTTTCGAAAATCTAgaacttttttttgaaatttagaacattttttaaaaatataaAACATTTTTGGGTAATCCATTTTTTGAAATCTAGAAAAAAATTCATAagcaattttttttcaaatttgaagaacattttctgaaaatacagaaaaaatattcGAAgtctagaacattttttgaaaatacaataatttttttaaaaatctagaacattttttgatacggaaaaagaaaagaaaaaagcagAAAAAAACTAGTtcacggaaccttctagaagtttcaCAAAACCGAAAAACCAGCTCGTTCCCAAAACCGTGGTGGTGGAACCTGGAACGGGCCAGCCTACTcccgaactgaaagaaaaaaaaccATCAAAAATCGGTAATAAATAAAAGAAACCAAATAAAATGAAGAAAATAGGAAAAAACATACAAAGACTACCCCCCGTCCCCTCCAAACAAAAGCACTAGCAAAACAGCCAAAAAAACTTGGCACAGTAACACCTCGGTCTGGGATGGTGCTGCTAGAGGCGACGAGATATAGCCCTAGCGTTAGTTTTTGGATCCAATTCAAAAGATGTGGAGCCCTAAAATTAAAATGGAGTTCATTGTTGTGAGGTTAACTTTATTATTGAATGGGACTACAACAAGCAAAAGCTAGCTTGCATCCAACATTTTATTGCATCCAAATCCTTACAAGAATGTATGCAAAAGCTAAAAGACAAAAAGAGAACATGTTCATAATTACGGAGAAGAGGCTAAGGCCTTATATAATGCAAGGTGCTTAGTAAAATAGGTTAAGCTTTTGTTAAGTACCAATGCTTATCTCGATAGAAGGGATGGCTAACTAAGCAATCGTTCTCTACAATTAAGCACACATGCTTAAGAAAAAACTGATTTATTTCTCCAAATGCCTCCCTAAGCACATTGCATTGTACACGGCCTAACTGAGCTCTGAAGATTTCCCACTCTAGTAAAAGATCCTTGCATGgttggtgttagagcatatttctccatgcgTGGTTTTGACAATTGATGACAATCTATatgcgaaggatttgtccataggcacttcttgaagtgcatatgttggtttcaaggagtttatatgatgaccaaggtggtattcaaggttttatccaaagatttgtCATGTGggagttgagcttattgcaagtATGCCTTGAAGAAGAAAATTGTGGgagcattcatgtttaccttcaagacatcatctttatgaagtggagcatcatgataagatacaaggttgatcaaggctaagtcaaagagtgagtcAAGTTGattaacacacaaagtgtacaagatgtaccgagagggatcaagtgatcccatggtatggtaagcattgtccattacgctttgtgtactaatccatggttttagtgagagttctttgtggggttaggtgtgtttccatgggcttgcgtcaagaggaagatctctttcaacccatggaagattgcggtgtgcgatttcaagtggagcatcacgaagagatcatgcttgaagcttgtcatccattgtggtgacaatggacttgtgaagatgtgtcgaagagtggctcacccatagtgattaTGGggaagcaatcaactagtctttattgaaccaacacaatcaagaaaggtggtccatcttgaggaagtcaagataacCATCATCTagttcaagtggactatgtgcaaggcataggtttgcccttgataggttttttatTTTACCAGTCTCATGGTagtagttgggagaccgggttatagtATCAATTGTCGTACTTTCAAGGTGGACTCTCaaatgagtagcttgatcgtatcgtttgttgagagcttaAACCATTtggatccttgcatcatctttcttggttcttgtttggtatttctctttggGAGTTGTAGAGAATATGGCATCTTCATGACAaacttgagttcatcgaaaacggagtccatatgttggatagctcttgtcatcctgaatccaacaagcgtgagtttgctcaattcggaggtcATTTGTAGAAGTTATGACAGTTCTGGTCTTACCTGTTTTGTTGATAAGGTTGTACCGCTTGTCCGAGCGGTGATACCCTCGGGGTTGTTGCTCTTAGATTTGtgccagcggttgtaccgctgcctcCGGGAGGTTGTACCGCTTGATCTGGCCTTCCCTAGAGAGTAGCTTCACGCGGTTGTACCAACCGAGTACCCCTACCACCGGACACGTCTTTGTTTTGGTGCGGTTCTTCAGCGGTGGTGGTGTGGTTGTTCAGGTTACTCATTTCAGCTGGTACTATCGCCCGCGCCATCGTTTGTACTGGTTGATACAGTTTCTGCACGGTACCCATGCTTTCCGGTTGTACTGGTACTTATAGCGGTTGTATCGTTCGTGTGTTATTATGCACATAACGGGCAGATTCGTGGTGacttataaaagggggtcttcttccccattggtccCCAATCCTTTGAGCTCGTTTtgcccccccattgttgaccttcttcaagcttgctaactctcaatccctccaatgattcttgctagttcctgaggtaaagagagaggagatctagatccacatttctaccaatcactttctcctctttgtgaggggacccccttggatctagatcttggagttctttgtgttcttctttgttctccctctcattttcctccatagcattagttgttgtggttggATTTggaagagaaggacttgggcactctgtgtgcccatgccattgcatttggtgcataggtttgagttctgctcggtgatacgtggaagtaaaatttgagaagcttattactcttgggtgtttgggcaccctagatcttgtgcctcttgggtgctttggcgccctacacggttggtggtgcctcggagctcaatcattgtggtgtaaagctccgggcaagcgtcggggtctccaattaggttgtggagattgccccgagcaattgagGTCACCTTCgagccacaatccattatggtgaagcttcgtggtgtagttgggagcctccaattaagttgtggagattgccccaaccttgtttatacAGGTTCGATGacctccctcaagggtcccttaacggaatcacgacatcttgcattgtgcaagcgcATGAGGACATTACGGTggacctagtggcttcttggggagcattgtgcctccacaccgcttcaaatggagattagcatccgcaagggtgtgaacttcgggatgcatcttgtccccgcgtgcctcagttatcttttacccgagccctttacttatgcactttactttgtgatagccatattgtttcttgttatatatcttgctatcacttagttgtttatcttgcttagcataagttgttggtgcacataggtgagcgtagttgttttaggttttgtgcttgactaattaaatgttagttttattccgcattcgttcaagcctaaaccataattattttaaagcacctattcactccccctctaggcgacatccacgtcctttgagTTGAGATGGCCAACTATTTGACCATTGATGAATGTCTTTGGAGCACCTTTTAATGGCAACATGAGAGGCTCTTCATCTTCATTCGTGaggatgcatcataagctagaggtTCACACTTTGTCAAGCATGTTCGTTCCATAAACCGGTGGTAGAGGTGAAATTTGAGGGATCAACGTCAAGTATCTCAACAACATTGTGCACCCATTGGACTAAAGTGCAATGAAGAATATATGGACATTATTCTTAGGTTGGTTGCAGAAGGAACATCCATCAAAATACCCAATTACCCAACGAAAGCGTTGAGCAGATGTTAATAGATTCGAAGTCACAAGAAGATGCACTAACAATTTGTGATGAGTTATTCAACATATTGGCGGTGAAGGCATCATCCGGCTTCAGCTCAAATAGCTTATATGCAGTGACTCCACATATTAGTTACCAGTCAATATTGGCGACACACATTTTTGAAACATGCAAGTTCAAAATCACACAAGCTGGTATGGAGCAAAGTGTAGCAAGTTCAATTTTTGCAACCATGATGATGAGTAGTTTTTTACTGAACGAAGGCTCAAGGCGTGCCGAACTTTGAATGAATATAGCGGTGAATCAACCAAGACTTACAATGAACAACAACTTACAATAACATAGTGGTTACATACAACTCACATGCTTTGGCTAAACAAGCACACTAATAACAGAAACAAAATACAACTTGCAACACTGATGCCGAGATCCACAACCAAAACAACACAAAAGAAGCCACAATGACCTTGGAGGAGGCACCACTATACTAGTGACGAGATATTATACTTGTTGAGTGGACGCACTTGAGCCTCTATACAAATGTTTCCATTGCCGAGAGAACTCCTTCCCTCTGGCCCGACTCAAGGCACCACACAGTTGACACAATTATAGGTTCATTCCAGAAACCAGATGAGCCATCAACGACAATGTTGCTTGGGTAGAGGACAACTGAACGACCCATCACACAAGCTGAGCTCTACTCGAGACCTATTGGCGGCTTGTCGCCAAGGATACCGGCACACATGATACATAATCCCTCAAATGAAGTTGCAAAACCTAAGAAGACATAGTGAAGGTGGAAGAGTTGtgtccaaagttgtcagaatcgtgactcaagtcttagaatcttacgatcttacgatccaaaatagcccctccgattctacgatttttttcatagaatctaagtttctacgatcctgatagttgagattctacgattcacgatcctagcaacggagctccaatctgattcagaatcgcgattctgacaactttggttgTGTCACCGCGAAAATGAATTAGACTTGCAAGAGATCCAGCCTCATGCCAATCCCGACTCACTATTTCACCCATAAAGGGGAACCTAAGAAGATGAGGAAACATGAGGATTAGTCAGGGCCCCAAGAAGATCATGAAGCAGACTACAAGGATGTCTACAAGAGGAATACCTCCTAGGCACAAACTTGCATATAGGTCCTCGGTGAGATTTTGTGAGAATATATAACTTTGGTGTAGAATGCTTTCAGGATTGACAGGCATGAACCTGAGATCACCACTTGTCTAAGAAGTGGAATTCTAAAGGTGCTACTGAAATGACAATTGAGAGCTATCGCCCACCTCTTTGCTACAACGTGTTTGATTGTTGAAAGCAT
Coding sequences within:
- the LOC123440042 gene encoding phospholipase A1-II 2-like; the protein is MFSGDMAERWTELHGSNHWDGQLDPLDVDLRRCLITYGEMIMATYEAFIAERRSPNAGMCRYRRADLFRRVEVSHPGWYSVTRYIYATASADVHGKVLLRPLCRNGRARECNWMGYVAVATEEGTAALGRRDIVVAWRGTQRALEWVADLKLAFASAAGILGAEGADGSEPSVHRGYLSLYTSVDEGSELSKQSARMQVLTEIARLMDKYKDEQTSITVVGHSLGATLATLNAVDIAANYYNKSALCTAERRAPVTAVVFGSPRTGDRDFRDMFHRLPDLRMLRVRNRPDRIPLYPPVGYADVGVELLIDTRRSPFLKPHGNESQSHDLECHLHGIAGWQGEHGEFELVVDRDIALVNKFDDCLTDEHPVPVGWKVHHNKNMVKGPDGKWVLEDHESDYEDGRDNL